The Arthrobacter sp. OAP107 DNA segment TAACCGCGCTCCGCGGCCAGCCGCTCGAGTTCCGCCAGCACCCGCCGGGCCAGCCCGCGCCGCCGGTGCGCCGAGTGCGTCCAGATCCGCTTGAACTCGGCGGTTTCCGCGTCGTAGCGGCGGTAAGCCCCGCCGGCCACGGACTCGCCGTTCTCCTGGAGGATCAGCAGGGCGCCGCGCGGGGCCTCGAATTCCTCCGCCGGGTACCTGTTCAGTTCCTCGGCGGCCGTGCCACGGCCGAACAGGTCACCATAGCGGGTGTCGTACTCGACGGCGAGCTCGTCCAGGAGCGGCCGGACCCGGGGGTCGTGCATGGGCAGTTCGAGGACGGTGAGGGTGGAGCGTGACACGGCAGTGAGGATCGTTCTCGCGAGGGCGTCGTTCTCCCGGAAGGGTGCGGCGTTGGTGCCGGGCCGGGCAAACGCGCCCGCTCCCCAGCCGGAGGTCCCTGGGCCGACGCCGAACAGGCCGCGCCGGGTCCCGCCACCGCGGCCCACGATCCGATGGCCGCCGGTGATCAGGAGACGGCCGGTTGCGTGGCCGCCGTCGGAGGTGAGCAGGTGCTGCTCCGCGCCCAGGCCCGTGCCGTGCAGCGATCGCAGCAGCGGGTTGGCGGAACGGGCCACGGCCGGGCCGGGCAGCCGGGCCTCGATGAAGGCCTTCGTCCGCAGGCTCACCGGTGACTGCGCCGACGTCGCCACGAACTCGCCGGTGGCGTCGTCCGCGGCGACCGCAAGTCCCGGTCCAAGGAAGTGCAGCAGCCCGGCGCGGTGGACGGCCAGCATTTCGCGAAGGCGGCGGGGCGGCGGACCGGAATCCACGAAGCTGAAGAAGCCGTGCCACCAGCCGTGCACGTCCTCCTGCGAGCGCGCGTTCAACCGTTCGGACGGAACGATCCGGCCCAGCTCCATGTACACCTTCAGCAGCGCCATGAACAGTGCCAGCGTTTCCGGGTGGTCCGGTCCCGTCCGC contains these protein-coding regions:
- a CDS encoding GNAT family N-acetyltransferase — encoded protein: MHDPRVRPLLDELAVEYDTRYGDLFGRGTAAEELNRYPAEEFEAPRGALLILQENGESVAGGAYRRYDAETAEFKRIWTHSAHRRRGLARRVLAELERLAAERGYRSVYLTTGPRQPEAKHLYLNTGYTAQFDLAADPETIGPLAFTKKLDVLAGDPVLGAASGPG